One Rhodothermus sp. genomic region harbors:
- a CDS encoding 6-bladed beta-propeller — protein MISLMIVLLLGLIASAVQAQQQRLRVTFRLERPILLKEPPEAYMQTVTSVTRLDSLLWITGGQPGSTVLYVYDLNGQFIQQVGEQGDGPHAYRSAGFLRIFQDTLWLWDNMGLRLLGIDPQTRQVVQRYVDFSLNCQDFIYRYPFVIFSHSQRTSQFITIFDLRYKRYVASFGEGQYEDVILSLMAGTGHLAYEDSLVYFARPSQAALYRLHLRTRQIQRFPLEVPGFTAASYEGPRVPALTPQAVRYIFTHSVNRGVWRTRTGLVLLVDTGAFQFKGFSPVSNGNRSLNFVIVDFRTLQQIGHIHFETDFIVKNGLNQFVGWDPETTTFYFYSVREEEPLHQLTPVRFYLEPEAH, from the coding sequence ATGATTTCCCTTATGATTGTGTTGTTGCTGGGCCTCATCGCGTCGGCGGTGCAGGCCCAGCAACAACGCCTGCGCGTTACTTTCCGGCTGGAACGACCCATTCTGCTCAAAGAGCCCCCTGAAGCTTACATGCAAACAGTAACTTCGGTTACTCGCTTGGACTCGCTACTCTGGATCACAGGCGGCCAACCGGGTAGCACAGTGCTTTACGTCTATGACCTGAATGGCCAATTTATTCAACAGGTCGGCGAGCAGGGAGATGGTCCCCATGCGTATCGCAGTGCTGGATTTCTACGAATTTTTCAGGATACGCTCTGGCTGTGGGACAACATGGGGCTCAGGCTACTGGGTATCGATCCGCAAACGCGACAAGTCGTTCAACGATATGTCGACTTCAGCTTAAACTGCCAGGACTTTATCTATCGCTATCCTTTTGTGATCTTTAGTCACTCCCAGAGAACCTCACAGTTTATTACGATTTTCGATCTGCGCTACAAACGATACGTGGCAAGTTTTGGAGAAGGCCAGTATGAAGACGTAATCCTGTCCCTTATGGCGGGAACTGGGCATTTAGCCTACGAGGATTCCCTGGTTTACTTCGCTCGACCATCGCAAGCTGCACTCTACCGACTGCATCTTCGCACGCGCCAGATTCAACGTTTCCCATTAGAAGTTCCAGGCTTTACCGCTGCTTCCTACGAGGGGCCACGTGTACCTGCCCTTACCCCGCAAGCTGTGCGCTATATCTTCACGCATTCGGTGAACCGCGGCGTCTGGCGAACTCGAACGGGTCTTGTTCTTTTAGTCGACACTGGAGCCTTTCAATTCAAGGGTTTTTCCCCGGTGAGCAACGGGAATCGCTCATTGAATTTTGTTATAGTTGATTTCCGAACATTACAACAGATTGGCCACATTCATTTTGAAACGGACTTTATTGTAAAGAACGGTCTGAACCAGTTTGTAGGCTGGGATCCGGAGACGACTACCTTCTATTTTTACAGCGTTCGAGAAGAAGAACCTCTACACCAGCTCACGCCGGTGCGGTTCTATCTGGAGCCGGAGGCACATTAA
- the merA gene encoding mercury(II) reductase has translation MRKLLELHISGMTCAHCARAIEHALSRVSGVVRVQVLDWQRGRAVVTWEGDTVDADALARAVARAGHGYRLERWEVVREIGEATPFEEASDRIDFDLLIIGGGSAAFAAALRARELGFRSLIVNEGLPPGGTCVNVGCVPSKALIRAAEAHHRAAHHSFAGIRSTSQVVDFGALIGQVRALTDELRQHKYLDLIDGEHIVFREGRARLAGPTSIQIGDEAISGRAVLIATGSRTALPPVPGLADGPYLTNETLYRLDRLPVHLIVLGGGYIGLENAQAFARLGSRVTVLELLPQILPQEDADVASVLAAHLQAEGINIQTEARVVQVSWTERGVVVSYERQGQTYQLEGTHLLVATGRRGNTDELGLEALGIATDRQGFLQVDETLRTTVPTVLGAGDVIGNPPFVYAAAYEGQLAAENALLGQHTPRDYQALPWVVFTDPQVGGIGLNEREVQAAGLDYEVSTLPLTEVPRALVGRDTRGFVKLLRNPGTDQLLGARIVAPEGGELLMELSLAMRYEIPISELARRFHPYLTWSEALKLAALGFSKDVRQLSCCAV, from the coding sequence ATGAGGAAACTTCTTGAATTGCATATCAGCGGGATGACCTGCGCGCATTGCGCCCGTGCGATTGAGCACGCGCTGTCTCGGGTGTCTGGTGTGGTGCGTGTGCAGGTACTCGACTGGCAGCGTGGTCGGGCTGTGGTCACTTGGGAAGGGGATACCGTGGACGCCGATGCGCTGGCGAGGGCTGTAGCCCGGGCGGGTCACGGGTATCGGCTGGAGCGGTGGGAAGTGGTGCGAGAAATCGGGGAAGCAACGCCGTTCGAGGAGGCTTCGGATCGGATCGACTTCGATTTACTCATCATTGGAGGGGGATCTGCAGCGTTTGCAGCTGCGCTACGGGCACGTGAGCTGGGTTTCCGGAGCCTGATCGTCAACGAGGGGTTGCCGCCTGGAGGTACCTGCGTGAACGTCGGATGCGTGCCATCGAAAGCGCTTATTCGGGCAGCCGAAGCCCATCACCGGGCAGCACATCATTCGTTTGCTGGAATTCGCTCGACCAGTCAGGTGGTGGACTTCGGTGCTTTGATCGGTCAGGTGCGGGCGCTTACCGACGAGCTGCGCCAGCATAAATACCTGGATCTGATCGATGGTGAGCATATTGTCTTTCGGGAAGGACGGGCGCGCCTGGCCGGGCCGACCAGCATTCAGATAGGGGATGAGGCGATCTCGGGACGGGCTGTGCTGATCGCGACCGGTTCGCGCACGGCGCTGCCACCCGTGCCGGGACTGGCCGACGGTCCCTATCTCACCAACGAAACACTTTATCGGCTGGATAGGCTGCCAGTGCACCTGATCGTACTGGGCGGTGGCTACATTGGCCTGGAAAACGCGCAGGCGTTTGCCCGGTTGGGCAGTCGGGTAACGGTGCTGGAACTGTTGCCCCAGATCCTACCCCAGGAAGATGCCGACGTTGCTTCGGTGCTGGCAGCGCATCTGCAGGCAGAGGGGATTAACATCCAGACGGAGGCGCGGGTTGTCCAGGTGTCGTGGACTGAACGTGGTGTGGTGGTCTCCTACGAACGCCAGGGACAGACGTATCAGCTGGAAGGGACTCATCTGCTCGTAGCCACCGGTCGCCGGGGCAACACAGACGAGCTGGGACTGGAGGCGTTGGGTATTGCCACCGACCGACAGGGTTTTTTGCAGGTGGACGAAACGCTGCGAACGACGGTACCGACCGTGCTGGGGGCGGGCGATGTGATTGGTAACCCCCCGTTTGTGTATGCAGCAGCTTATGAAGGGCAGCTGGCCGCCGAAAATGCCCTGCTGGGACAGCATACGCCGCGGGATTATCAGGCACTACCCTGGGTGGTCTTTACCGATCCGCAGGTGGGTGGGATCGGCCTGAACGAACGGGAGGTGCAGGCAGCCGGCCTTGACTATGAGGTATCCACGCTCCCTCTGACCGAAGTGCCGCGGGCCCTGGTAGGGCGCGACACACGCGGATTTGTTAAGTTGCTGCGCAATCCCGGTACCGATCAGTTGCTGGGGGCCCGCATCGTAGCCCCCGAAGGCGGCGAGCTGTTGATGGAGCTATCGCTGGCCATGCGCTACGAGATTCCGATTTCCGAGCTGGCGCGACGCTTCCATCCCTACCTGACCTGGTCTGAAGCGCTCAAGCTGGCCGCGCTGGGGTTTTCCAAGGATGTGCGCCAGCTCAGCTGCTGTGCTGTGTGA
- a CDS encoding heavy metal-associated domain-containing protein has product MNDGVVEGTTREVILDVQGMTCEACSQAVVYALQRLEGVQDAIVTLEPPEARVRFNPEQVSVEQLMEAVRSAGFEASLKTETSL; this is encoded by the coding sequence ATGAATGATGGGGTTGTCGAGGGGACGACCCGAGAAGTGATACTGGATGTGCAGGGGATGACCTGTGAGGCCTGTAGCCAGGCAGTGGTTTATGCATTACAACGCCTTGAAGGAGTGCAGGACGCCATCGTGACGCTGGAGCCGCCGGAAGCGCGCGTGCGCTTCAACCCGGAGCAGGTGTCGGTGGAACAACTCATGGAGGCCGTCCGCAGCGCTGGATTTGAGGCCAGTCTGAAAACGGAGACATCGCTATGA
- a CDS encoding metalloregulator ArsR/SmtB family transcription factor: MRVAVDPEKLARLRAEALQNDHLVALAAFMQAAGNETRLRMLYVLHRAGELCVCDLADIFEISQPAVSRHLKILREKALVEARREAQTIYYRVCRVNPFARLLVRLFDELELDRIQLTFNLKEVRHEGVGKAG; this comes from the coding sequence GTGCGGGTGGCTGTTGATCCAGAGAAGCTGGCCCGGCTGCGTGCGGAGGCGCTCCAGAACGATCATCTGGTGGCGCTGGCGGCCTTTATGCAGGCGGCCGGCAACGAAACGCGATTGCGGATGCTCTACGTACTGCATCGGGCTGGTGAGCTGTGCGTCTGTGACCTGGCCGATATTTTTGAGATTTCACAGCCGGCTGTGTCACGGCACCTGAAGATTCTGCGCGAGAAGGCGCTGGTCGAAGCGCGGCGGGAAGCGCAGACCATCTACTATCGGGTTTGTCGGGTAAATCCGTTTGCTCGCTTGCTTGTACGGCTGTTCGACGAGCTGGAGCTGGATCGCATTCAGTTAACCTTCAACCTGAAGGAGGTGCGTCATGAAGGCGTCGGAAAAGCCGGATAA